CTCGATGCCGGCTTCGCGCGCCTCGTTCACCACATGCTGGATGACCGGGCGATCGACGACGGGCAGCATTTCCTTGGGGATCGCCTTGGTGGCGGGCAGGAAACGTGTGCCAAGACCGGCAACGGGGAAAACAGCCTTGCGAATGCGACGGACCATGGATCAAGAACCTCGTCAGGTTGGCTGGGATGCCCAGCACATAGCGCGCAATTTCTGAACGGCGTGTGACCAGCCTATCTCTGGATCTGGGCGGCCGCGCTCGCCGGCGGCTCCGGCCGGAAGGCGTTGAACACCATGTCGGGCGCCGAGGTATTGTGCCGCGACGGCACCAGCCGGCCAGCCCACAGGTCGGTCGCATGGGCGCGGCGGAACGGCAGGATCGCCTCTTCGCGCCAGCCGGCCGCATCCTTCTCGCGCACCGCCACCCGCGCCACATCGGCATTAAATTCAGTGACATACATCGAGCGAAGCGCGGCGAACGGGCCGCCGGTGATCGGCCGCGCAAAGGCGACGTCGAGGCCGATCAGCTCCTGGTTGAGGGTCGCGAGCCGCACCGTGGCGGAATTGCCGTCCGGATAGCTCAGCGTGAAGGTCTTGGTGGCGGGATCGAAGGCGATCTCCTTGATCTTCACGATCGGCCGCTCCTCGACCACCACCGGCCCGATCAGGAAGGAGGAGCCATAGGCGGTCCAGCGCAGATTGGCCGGCGGCAAAGGCCGGGCGCGCCAATAGCCGTCGGTCGGATAGACCACCAGCACCTCTTCGGCGCGATCCTGGAAGCGGTACCAGATCTGGATCAGGTGAATATTGCGCTCGGTGCGGTCGCCGACCCGCACCACCGTGTCGGAGGGGCGCCAGAAGCTCTTCTCGCGATAGCCGATCACCTGCCATTCCACCGTCTCGTAGAGGGTGATGCGATCCGGCATGGGCTGGGCGAGTGCCGCTTCCTTCATCGGGCAGGCGGTCCAGTCGGCGGCGAAACGATCGATGCTGAGCGCGCCGATATAGGCCGGATGGGCTGCCTCGATCCGGAACGACCGCACCGCCGGATTGGCGAGGTTCAGGGTGACATTGTCCTTTTCCGCGCAGAGCACCGGTTCGGACCCGTTGGTGATCTCGACAGGCAGGCCGTCGAGCGTCGCGGCCCGGCCGGCCCCGGCAAGGATCGGCGCGGCCAAAATCAGCGTGGCGAGGACGGAGACGAGCTTCATGCGTTCATTCCCTCGAGAGCACGGCGTAGACGTCGCCCGAATTGGCCTGATGCGGAAGCCCGATCAGGTGGGCTGCCATGGTGTCCTTCGACACGAAACGTCCAAATGTCAGCTGCTGGCTCTCGCCGAGCGCCACGTCGAAACCATAGGGTCCGAGCTCCGCCAGCCGGTCGAGGCAGGCGAGCGCGACCTCGCGCTGGATGGTGGTGAATTCGAACGACAGGGCGGGAAGCGCCCGGGTCAGTCCGGCCAGCACATCCGCCTCGAACCCCTCGACGTCGATCTTCACGAAGGCTGGCACGCCATGGACTTCGATCAACCGGTCGAGCGTGGTGCAGGCCACCGTGATCTCCTGGTCCCAGACCTGGCCTTCCCAGCCGCCGGCGCCGGCGGCCGAGGCGATGAAATCGGCCGAGGCGGTGGTCACCGTCGGATTGTCGGTATTGACCTTGAGCGTGAGCGACCCTTCGGCTGCGCCGCAGGCCGCGCGCAGCAGCGTCACGTCCGGATCGTGGCCGAACAGGGTCTCGATCACCCGCGCCGGTCCGGGCTGCGGCTCCAGCGCGACGACTGTTGCGCCGAGGCGGCGGAAGCTCGCGACCCGGTCGCCGACATGACTGCCGATGTCGAAGGCGAGATCGCCGGCGCCGACGAAGCCGGCATAAAGCGCATCCATCGCGGCGGCCTTGGCCGGATCGCCATGATAGGTGACGACCGAGCGCGCCACCGCGACCAGCTCGGCAATGCGCCGGTCGAGCGTCATGATGCCTCCCCTGCCCTGGCCGAAACGATCTCGTGGGGCGGATTGAACTCTTCCGGGACGCCGCACAGCTTGAGCGCCACGAACAGGCGCCCGAGCAGCGGCGAAGCGGTGATGACCGCGAAGGGGATCGCCACCAGGAAGCCCAGCGTCAGCGGCAGCGACCACCAGGCGGCCCTCGGCGAACCGAGCCACAACAATCCGACCACCGCCACGCCGAAGGCCATCTGCGGCCAGAAGGCGTCGAAGGCTTCGCGCCAGGTCAGCGCCATGGCGTCGCGCTGCTGGCCGCCCCAGACGACCGAGCGGCCGAGCGCCAGCCCGATCATGAACACGGTGATGCGGAACGAGGTGAGCGCGCCGACCAGGAACGAATAGACGAATTCGATCGCCACCGCCGCGGCGAAACGGACCCCGCCGCCATAACGCCGGACACCGCCCTCGGTGAGCAGGATATCGGTGATGCCGGCGATCTTCGGCATCAGATACATGATGAAGAACAGGATATAGACAAAGATCGCGAAGCCCGCCGGGAAGCTGGCGCGCGACGGCTCGTGCAAGGCCAGGAACGGCGACAGCGCGATCATCAAGGTCCAGGCCGGCACGCCGACGAACATCAGGATCGCCCAGACGAGCTGGAAGCGGCTCATCGGCAGCAGCCCCTTCTGATCGAACAGGTTGAGATATTGCATGTTGCCCTGGCACCAGCGCACGTCGCGACGCGAGAATTCCAGGATGGTGGGCGGGTTTTCCTCCCACGACCCGTCCTCCTCGGGCAGCACCCGCACCTCGTAGCCGGCGCGGCGCATGAAGGTCGCCTCGACCTGATCGTGGCTCAGCACATGGCCGCCGAGCGGCGGCTTGCCCGGCAGGATCGGCAGGGCGCAATGCTCGACGAAGGGCTTGATCCGGACCAGGGCGTTGTGGCCCCAGAACGGCCCGCATTCGCCGACCCACCAGGCCTGCCCCATCGTGTAGGTGCGCATGCCCTGGCGCATGCCGAACTGGAAGATGCGGGCGAAGGCCGATGACGACGGCATGCCGACGACCAGGCTCTGCAGGATACCGATCTTCGGATAGGCCTGCATCATCCGGACATGGCGGATGATGGTCTTGCCGGCCATCAGGCTGTCGGCGTCGAGCGGCAGCATGAGTTCGTAGCGCATGCCCCAGCGCTCGCAGAAATCCCGGACATTGCCGGCCTTGAAGCCCTGGTTGTCGGTGCGGCGGCGATAGACGACGCGGTCGGAGCCGGCCTCGGCCGCAAAGCCGGCAGCCAGCGTCTCCTCCTTGGCGGCGACGTCGGGATCATTGGTGTCGGACAGAATGAAATAGTCGAAGCGATCGCCGAAACCGGTGGCGTCGACGCTCTGCTTGACGATCCTGAGCCGCGCGATGGCGCGCGCCGGATCCTCGTTCCTGAGCGTCATGAAAATGGCGGTGCGAATGGTGATCGGCGTGTCGGTATCGCCGGCCGCGGCGAAGGGCGCGACCTGTTCGAAACCGTCATCGACGCCATGCAGCAGCCAAAGCCCGATCAACGCGTTCCAGAACCCGAGCACGGTCCAGGGCGTGGCGATGGCGAAGGCGACGGCCAGCACGATATCGACGATGGTCCAGCCGCCCGAGCCCAGGATCGACCAAGCCGCCCAGTTCAGGATGAACCAGGTGCCTATATTCAATCCGACCACCAGGCGGCGGCGGTCGCGCAAGTCGGCCATGGACTGGAGCCCCGCCGGCGTCGTAGAGCCTTGATCCGCAGGACGGCCGCCATCGTTCGAGACGGTGGGCATGAGCTCGTTCATCAACGGACCTCCGTCGCCCCTGCCGGGCGGCGTCAAGGGAGAAGACATCATGGCCCTGGCCGCCCGCGCGCTCTGGTATGCCTCGCGTCGCCATGTCGAGCTGCGCGAAACCATCTTGAGCGAACGCAGCGAAACCGAGGCACTGGTTCGCATGCTGTATAGCGGGGTGAGCCGCGGGACGGAAAGGCTCGTGTTCAACGGCCTGGTGCCGGCAGCCGATCGCGAGCGCATGTGTGTTCCCCTGCAGCAGGGCGAATTCCCCTTTCCGGTCAAATACGGCTATTGCGCCGTCGGCCTGGTCGAGGCCGGGCCGGAAGCGCTGGTCGGCAAGACCGTGTTCACGCTGGCGCCGCATCAGGACCGCGTGCTGGTGCCGCTCGACAAGATCCCGCCGGTGGTCCTGCCGGCCAATGTGCCGCCGCGACGGGCCATTCTCGCCGCCAACCTGGAAACCGCGCTGAACGCCGTCTGGGATGCCGGCGTCGGCCCGGGCGACCGGGTCGTGGTGGTCGGCGCCGGCACCGTCGGACTGCTCGTCACCTATCTCTGCGCCGGTATCCCCGGCACCGAGGTGACCTTGATCGATGTCGACCAGAGCCGCCGGATCTATGCCGAGCTGTTCGGTGCCCGCTTCACCAAGCCGCTCGACGGGCCGGCCGATGTCGATGTCGCCTTCCATGCGTCCGCCACGGCGGCCGGGCTTGCCTGCGCGCTCGCCTGCGCCGGCGACGAGGCGACCGTCGTCGAACTGTCCTGGTTCGGCGACCAGGATCCGGCGGTGCCGCTGGGGGCGGCCTTTCATGCCCGCCGGCTGAAGCTCGTCTCATCCCAGGTCGGCCAGGTCGCCACCTCGCGCCGGCCACGCTGGACCTGCCGGCGCCGGCTCGAAAAGGCCGTGGCGCTGCTCGCCGACGACCGCCTCGACCAGTTGATCACCGAGGAGATCGCCTTTGCCGACCTCGCCCGGGAAATGCCGCGCATCCTGGCGCCCGGCGCGCCGGGCCTCACCGCTGCCGTGCGCTACTGACATTGGCGGGCCAGCCTTCTCAGATCCGCCCGGGATGACCTAAGGTTGGCCCGGCTCGATCGGAGCCACATCAAGGGAACTCCAGGAATGTACAGCGTCGAAGTCCGCGACCGCATGATGATCGCCCACTCGCTGCCCGATCCGTTCTTCGGGCCGGCCCAGGGCAAGCATGGCGCGAGTTTCGTCATCGACGTCGCATTTTTCCGCGAGACGCTGAACCGCCAGAATGTCGTGGTCGACATTGGCGCGGCCCTGGATGTGCTGGGCAAGACCTTGAAGGAGCTCGCCTATCAGGATCTCGACGGCTTGCCGCAGTTCAAGGGCCAGCTGACCACCACCGAATTCTTGTGCCGATATGTCTATGACGCCTGCGTCGCGGCGGCGAAATCGGGCGGGCTCGGCACCGACGGCGCGACGCTCGCCAAGATCCGGGTCACGCTGCACGAGCATGACCTGGCACGCGCAAGCTTCGAGGGGCCGGTTGCGTGACCAGGGCGGTCTTCGCCATTCCGGGCGATCTCAGCCTGCCGACCGGCGGTTATCGCTACGATCGCGAAGTGCTGGCCCGCGCCGCCGCGCATGGGCTGGAGCTCGGCCATCTTGGCCTCCCCGGCTCCTTTCCATTCCCTGACGAAAGCGCGCTCGACATCACCCGCACCGCCTTGGCATCGCTCGCGCCGCAGACGGTCCTGCTGGCCGACGGCCTTGCCTATGGCGCCTTTCCCGAGGCGCTGTGCGCCGCGGTGACCTGCCCCATCGCCGCTCTCGTCCATCATCCGCTGGCGCTCGAGAGCGGGCTTTCGCCAGCCGCTGCTGCCGCCCTGAAGGCCAGCGAGACCATCGCCCTGGGCCACGCCCGGGCGGTCATCGTCCCCAGCCCGACGACCGCGCGCATCCTTGTCGACGACTACCGCGTGGCCGCGGCCAAGATCACCATTGCCGAACCTGGCACTGCGCGGGCGGCGCGGGCGACCGGGTCGGGCGGGACGACAACCGAGCTGCTCGCCGTCGGCGCAATATCGCCGCGCAAGGGTTATGGCGTGCTGGTCGCGGCGCTCGGCCAATTGAAGGAACTCGACTGGCACCTGACCATTGCCGGCGCCACGGATCGTGCCCCGGCAACCGTCGCCGAACTTCAGGCGAGCATCGACCAGGCCGGATTGGCCGGCCGCATCGCGCTTGCCGGCGCGGTCGACGACGGGAGCCTCGACAAGCTCTATGCCGCGGCCGACCTGTTCGTCATGCCCTCGCTGTTCGAGGGTTACGGCATGGTGCTGACCGAGGCCATGGCGCGCGGCCTGCCGATCGTCACGACGACCGGCGGGGCGGCTGCCGAGACCGTGCCCGACGCCGCGGCCTTGAAGGTGCCGCCGGCCGACGAGGCGGCGCTGCGTGATGCGCTGGCGACGGCGTTGAAAGACCGCGGGCTGAGGGCGCGGCTTGCCGAGGCATCCTGGGCGGCGGCACGCGCCTTGCCGACCTGGGACGACACGGCGCGTGTGATCTGCGAGGTTCTCGGCAACCTCGCCGCAAGGACGATGAGACCATGAGCTTTTCCGCCGACTGGCTTGCCTTGCGCGAACCCGCCGATCACGCCGCGCGGTCGAAGTCCTTGCTGGCCGAAGTCGCCGGCCATTTTGCCGGACGCGAGGCGATCAGCGTGGTCGATCTCGGCTGCGGCGCCGGTTCGAACCTGCGCGGCACCGCTCAGGCCTTGCCGGACCGGCAATATTGGCGGCTGGTCGACTATGACCCGAAACTGCTTGCCGCCGCCCGAGGCCGCCTCACGGCCTGGGCCGACGGCGCATCCAGCGACGGCGACGTGCTGGTGCTGGCCAAGGGCGCAAAATCGCTGCGTGTCACCTTCACCCAGGCCGATCTCAATACCGATCTCGACCGCGTGCTGGCGCCGAGCGCCGATCTCGTCACCGCCGCCGCCCTGTTCGACCTGGTGTCGGCAACCTGGATCGAACGGTTCGTCGCCGCCCTCGCGCTGCGCCGGCTGCCGCTTTACACCGTGCTGACCTATGACGGCACCGATGCCTGGACACCACCTCATCCGGCCGACCAGGCCATGCTCCAGGCCTTTCATGCCCATCAGGCGACCGACAAGGGCTTCGGTCCCGCCGCCGGCCCGCAGGCCACCGCGATCATGGCCGCGGCCTTCGCCAAGGCCGGCTATGCGATCAGGCAGGCGCCGAGCCCCTGGCATGTCGGCGCCGATCTCGCCGCCCTTGGCCGGCAATTGGTGGCCGGTTTTGCCGGGGCGGTCGGCGAGACCGGGCGCCTGTCCCAGGCCGAGATCGATGCCTGGCTCGCCGCCCGGCTAAGCGGTGTCGCCTGCGAAGTGGGCCACCAGGATCTGTTCGCGATCCCGCGCTGACCACCGGCACCGACGACTCGCTTGCCTGGCTTGCGGGCGCGGCCGGCTATTGTGCGCTGCAGCAAGAAGACAAGTTTTCTCAAGCCGTTACGCAATCTCCTTGCGCCTGCGTAGTTTAGAATGAAATCGACATAGGCTTTTCGGCGTGACAGCATCTCTGTCCTAAGGGCCGGGCGTTCCATGCGAAGTTCATGGGACCGACGAGGCCATGGGGCGCGGCGCCGACGGCGGCGCAAGACGACCGGGAGACCGCGATGGCCAAAATGCCTGGGGCCGAGACACCGTCTGTGTCATCCGATCTCGTCAACAGCCTTCGGCTCGACGACGTCAGTCTCGACGACAAGTTCGACCTGACGAAAAAGGACATCTTCGTCACCGGCGTCCAGGCCCTGGTTCGCCTCACCTTGATGCAGAAGGAGCGCGACCGGCGGGCGGGCCTCAACACCGGCGGTTTCGTTTCCGGCTATCGCGGTTCGCCGCTCGGCGGTCTGGACCAGCAGTTCGCCCGGGCGCAGCGCAATCTGCTGGCCAATGACATCATCTTCACCCCCGGCCTGAACGAGGACCTCGCCGCGACCGCGGTCTGGGGCACCCAGCAGGCCGAAATGCGCGGCGAAGGCAAATATGATGGCGTCTTCGGCGTCTGGTACGGCAAGGGACCGGGTGTCGACCGCTCCGGCGACGTGTTCCGCCACGCCAATCTCGCGGGATCGTCCGGTAATGGCGGCGTGCTCTGCCTGATGGGCGATGACCACACGGCGGAATCCTCCACCGTCGCGCACCAATCGGAGTTCCACTTCGTCGACGTGATGATGCCGATCCTCAATCCGGCCGGCGCGCAGGAAATCCTCGACTACGGCCTGCTCGGCTGGGCGCTGTCGCGTTATTCCGGCAATTGGGTCGCGCTCAAATGCATGAAGGACACGGTGGAATCAACCGGCGTCATCGACGGTTCGATCGACCGGATCAAGGTCGTCATTCCCGGCGAGGACGAATTCGCCATGCCGCCGGGCGGCCTGTCGATCCGCCCGGAAGACGACCGTCACGAACAGGAGCTCCGGCTCCACATGTACAAGCGCGCGGCGGCGCTCGCCTTCGTCAAGGCCAACAAGATCAACCGCATCATCACGTCGGGCGGGCGCAAGCCGAAGCTCGGCATCATCACCACGGGAAAAAGCTATCTCGACACCCGCCAGGCATTCGACGAACTGGGCCTCGACGAGGTCAAGGCCAATGACCTCGGCATCCGCCTGTTCAAGATCGGCTGCACCTGGCCGCTCGATCCGGGCGAACTGAAGAGCTTTGCCGATGGTCTCGACCTGATCATCGTGGTCGAGGAAAAGCGCTCGCTGATCGAGGTGCAGGTGCGCGAGGAGCTTTACGGCTCGGCCAACCAGCCGGTGGTCATCGGCAAGAAGGACGAAGACGGCAACTGGCTGTTCCCGGTCCACGGCGCGCTCGATCCGAACGACGTTGCCATCTGCATCGGCGAACGCATCCTGAAACATGCAGGCTTCGTCGAGGACATCGCAGCCAATGTGCAACGCCTGAAGGCGGCCCAGGAGGTCTTGAAGACGACGCCCTCGATCGCCGCCCGCGTGCCCTATTTCTGCTCGGGCTGCCCGCACAACACCTCGACCGTGGTGCCCGACGGCATGCGCGCCTATGCCGGCATCGGCTGCCACTACATGGCGCTGTGGATGGACCGCAAGACCGAGGGCTTCACCCAGATGGGCGGCGAAGGCGCCAACTGGGTCGGCGAGGCGCCGTTCTCCAGGCGCGGTCACGTGTTCCAGAACCTCGGCGACGGCACCTATAACCATTCGGGTTATCTGGCGATCCGCTTCGCCGTCGCGACCAAGACCAACATCACCTACAAGATCCTGTTCAACGACGCGGTCGCCATGACCGGCGGCCAGCCGCACGAGGGCAGTCTGACGGTACCGATGATCGCCGCGCAATTGCGCGCCGAGGGCATCGAGCGCATTGCGGTCGTTTCCGACGAGCCGGACAAATATGGCGCCGCGGGCGCGGTTTTCCCTGCCGGCACGACCTTCGACCATCGCGACGACCTGCAGGCGATCCAGATCGAACTCGCCAAGCTGCCCGGTGTCACCGCGCTGATCTACGACCAGACCTGCGCCGCCGAGAAGCGCCGGCGCCGCAAGCGCAAGCAGTATCCGGATCCGATCAAGCGGGTGATCATCAACGAAAGCGTCTGCGAGGGCTGCGGCGATTGCGGCGTGCAGTCGAACTGCGTGTCGATCCAGCCGGTCGAAACCGAATTCGGCCGCAAGCGCACCATCGACCAGTCGTCCTGCAACAAGGACTTTTCCTGCGTGAAGGGCTTCTGCCCGAGCTTCGTCACCGTCCATGGCGCCGAGATCAAGAAGGGCAAGGGCCTGAGCGTCACGGCTGATGTTTCGGGCCTGCCCGAGCCGGTGATCCCTGAAATCGGCCACACCTACAACGTGCTGATCGCCGGCATCGGCGGGACCGGCATCGTCACCGTCGGCGCCATCCTTGGCATGGCCTGCCATCTCGAAAAGAAGGGCGTCGGCCTGATCGACATGGCGGGCCTGGCGCAGAAGGGCGGCGAGGTGTTCTCGCATATGCGCATTGCCCGCACGCCCCAGGACATCCACTCGATCCGCGTGCATGCCGGCTCCGCCGATCTCGTGCTGTCGGGCGACATCGTCATCGCCGGTGGCAAGAAGGCGCTGGCTTCGATGAAGCCGGACACCAAGGTGGTGGTCAACACGGTCGAGATGTTGCCGGGCCAGTTCACCCGCGACGCCAATTTCTCGCTGCCGTCGGAGCGGCTGAAGCGCGCCATCATCACCCATGCGAGCCGCGAGACGACCCATCTCATCGACGCGCAGCGGCTGGCCACCGCCTTGATGGGCAATTCGATCGCCTCGAACCTGTTCCTGGTCGGTTATGCCTATCAGATCGGCGCCCTGCCCTTGAGCGCTGCGGCCATCGAGCGGGCGATCGATCTGAACGGCGAAGCCGTGCAGATGAACGTCACCGCCTTCCGCTGGGGCCGGCTCTCGGCCCATGACATGGCGGCCGTCGAGGCACTGGTAAAGCCGGCGGCCGGGATCTCGGCGCAGGAGAAGATTTCCGAGACGCTGGACGAGAGCGTTGCCCGGCGCATCGCCTTCCTCACCGCCTATCAGAACGCCGCCTATGCCGAGCACTATGCCAAAGGTGTCGCCAAGGTCAGGCGGATCGAAGCCGAGCAGGCCCCGGGGAAGCAGGCTTTGAGCGACGCGGTCGCCCGCTACCTGTTCAAGCTGATGGCCTATAAGGACGAATACGAGGTCGCCCGGCTCTATACCGATGGCGGGTTCCAGAAACAGGTTGCCAAGGCCTTCGACGGCGACAACCTGCGCTTCGAATTCCACCTGGCGCCGCCGCTCTTCGCCCGGATCGACCGGCATACCGGCCTGCCGCGCAAGATGAGCTTCGGCCCGTGGATGATGCGCGGGTTCAAGATCCTGGCCAGGTTCAAGGCCCTGCGCGGCACCGCCTTCGACGTTTTCGGCTATAGCCACGAACGCCGGACCGAGCGCCAGCTGATCGCCGACTACGACAGGCTGATCGGCGAGATCCTGGCCAAGCTGACACCGGACAATCACGCGCTGGCGGTCGCACTTGCCGCCATCCCGGAAAAGATCCGCGGCTTCGGCCATGTCAAGGCGCGCCATCTGGCCGCGGCGAAAGCCGAGGAGGCGGCGCTCATTGCCCAGTTCCGCAGCCAGCCGAAGCCAGAGGTGCAGCTCGCCGCCGAATAAGTTCGGGCCAGCCCCGACAGAACAGGCCTGTCGGGGCTGAGGCACAAGCGGATATCGGCTCGGATTTGCCTCAGATCTTGAGCGAACGGTTCTGTTCGCGGCCGAAACCGCGGATCTCGAGGCGGTCGGCATGGACCTCGACGATCGAATAGGCGGTGGTATCGGGCGTATCGACCATGCCGCAGAAATTGACGAAATATTTGCCGCTGACCTCGGCGAAATTGCCGGCATGGTTGTGGCCGCAGAAATAGGCGACGAAATTGTCGAAGCCGGTCAACAGCTCGACGATCCGTTCGGCATCCCAGAGATTGTGGATATTGACCGGATAGATCGGGTAGTGGCCCATGACGATGACCTTTTCGCCTGATGCCTTGGCCTTGGTCATGGTTTCGCCGAGCCAGGCGAACTGGGCATCGCTCAACGATCCGTTCCAGGCCTGCGCGTTGATCGCGTTCTTCTGCTTCAGCGCCGCCAGCCGTTCGGCGGCGAGCTCCCGGCGGGCATCGCCGCGCGGCGGCGCGAAGGTGCTGACGTCATTGCCATCGAGGATGATGAAGCGATAACCGCCTCCGGCGAAATCGTAATAGGCCCTGGGCATGCCGGTATTGCGCACGACGGAGGCGAGATAGTCGTTGGCGACATCGTAGTCGTGATTGCCGAGCAGGAAGAAGCGCTCGTGCTTCAACTGGTCGTAGACCGGCAGGACATGGCCGAAGCTCTCCCAATGCCGGTCGATGATATCGCCGAGCGTCGCGACGAAGCGCAGGTCGTGCTTGTTGAACTCGCCGATCGCCGCCGACAATTTCCACAGGCTGTTGGCGTAGTAGCGGTTCATTCTGAGATTTGGCACGACCGGCGCATATTGCGGATCGGCAACGATGCCGAAGCGAAACAGCGGCCCGGCCTGGCCACGCGCCGGACCGGCCAGAAAGCCGCCGAACGGCGTGACCAGCGTGGCCGCCGCGCCTGATGTGAGAAGATTGCGCCTGGTGATCATCATGGGCTCCGGATGCCAGCTATCGTCAGGCGCGATCCTGCCTGCCGCCGGCTACGTCCTTGTGACACCGGCGAATGCGGCATGTTCCGGAACTGCGACAGGCAAACATCTTGATCCCGCCGGCTTTTGCCGCCAAAAGAACGGTCGAAACCGTTTCTCCCCCGAAAGGGGCCGACGACTGGGACCTGAAGATCCATGGCCGCTGCCGCTGACCGCCCGATCAAATGGACGAACGTCACCAACGTCGTCTGCGCCACCGTTCTGATCGCCTGCGAGACGATCGGCACGGGCGCCGCCGGCGGCTGGGCGCTGGCCGGCCTGCTGAAGATGGGCGACCTGGCCGTGCATGTCGCCGTTGGTATCGGTTCGCTGATCGGCCTGGTCGCGACCGTCGCCTTCTACCGCTCGGCGATAAGGGCCGAACCCTTCCGCTGAGCAGGCCGGCGCCCGGAATAACCGGGACCCTAGCCCAGAGTCTTCTTCATGTGCTGAGCCGCCCGATCCGGCAATTGCTGGACATGGGTCGGCTCGAAGCCCTTGCGGGCGTACCAGGCGATCCGCTCGGTGAGCTTGACGTGGGTGTAGAGCGTCATCGCCTTGGCCCCGAGCGCCCTCGCCCGGGTCTCGCAAAACGCCAGGATGGCATCGCCGTAACGCTTGCCTTGCGATTTCGGATGCACCGCCAGCGAATAGATGACCGGTTCGGGTCCGGGCTCGAACACCGCGCAGGCGGCGAGGTGATCCTCGCCATCGGCAACCCAGATCTCATGATTTGATATCAGGGCGCCATAATCAGCGGTGCGCGGCATGGATGCGACGCCGATGATTGCCTCATTGGGCAGGTAGGCTGCCGTCTTCAGCGCCTGGATCCCAGGCACATCGGCGAGTGTCGCCCGGCGCAGCGTCAAGGGGCCTTCGGTCGCGGTCAGCTGGTTGAACACGCCAAGCGCCACCTTCTGCCGGCCGGCGGCATCGAAATTGGCAGGATCGAGCCATCGCTCGAAGGCAAGCTTGCGTTGCGGCCATTCGATGTCGAGCATCGAGAACCAGGCGGTGTCCCGGTTGTGCCCCTTGGCGATCACGTGCTGGCGGAACAGGCCCTCATAGGTGAAACCGAAACGGATCGCCGCGCGCTTCGACGGCGCATTGAGATCGTTGCACTTCCATTCGTAGCGCCGATAGCCGAGCGTCTCGAAGACATGGGCCGCCATCAGATATTGGGCTTCGGTTGCCGCGGGCGTCCGCTGCAGGGCCGGCGTATAAAGGATCGAGCCGACCTCGATGACCCGGTTCGCCGGATCGATGCGCATCAGCGACAGCCAGCCGATGGCACGATCATCCCGGTCGGCGATCGCCCAATAGACCTGATCGGTCGTGCCGGCGGCGATCTTGGCGACGAAAGCGCTAAATTCGGCCTGGTCGGAAAAGGGCCCGGCGGACAGATAGGCCCATTGCGCAGCCTTCTCCGGTCCGTGCGACAAGGCATAGAGACCGTCGCTGTCGCGCGCCGCATCGAGCGGCCTCAAGCGGCAGGAACGCCCCTCGATAACACAGTGGACCGGGCGCGGAGCCGGGGTCGTGTCGATCACCGGCCCAAGGTCTATGGCAGTCACGTTGCAGCTCCAGTCATGCGGGGGCAGCGCCGGCATCCTTCAGGATTTGGCGCCATGCTCACGGAAGAAGGTGTTGAGCGCGCCGAAGGGTTCAGCCTCGCCCAGCGCATTGAAGGTGCCCGGTC
This portion of the Phreatobacter stygius genome encodes:
- a CDS encoding 6-pyruvoyl trahydropterin synthase family protein, whose amino-acid sequence is MYSVEVRDRMMIAHSLPDPFFGPAQGKHGASFVIDVAFFRETLNRQNVVVDIGAALDVLGKTLKELAYQDLDGLPQFKGQLTTTEFLCRYVYDACVAAAKSGGLGTDGATLAKIRVTLHEHDLARASFEGPVA
- the mdoH gene encoding glucans biosynthesis glucosyltransferase MdoH gives rise to the protein MNELMPTVSNDGGRPADQGSTTPAGLQSMADLRDRRRLVVGLNIGTWFILNWAAWSILGSGGWTIVDIVLAVAFAIATPWTVLGFWNALIGLWLLHGVDDGFEQVAPFAAAGDTDTPITIRTAIFMTLRNEDPARAIARLRIVKQSVDATGFGDRFDYFILSDTNDPDVAAKEETLAAGFAAEAGSDRVVYRRRTDNQGFKAGNVRDFCERWGMRYELMLPLDADSLMAGKTIIRHVRMMQAYPKIGILQSLVVGMPSSSAFARIFQFGMRQGMRTYTMGQAWWVGECGPFWGHNALVRIKPFVEHCALPILPGKPPLGGHVLSHDQVEATFMRRAGYEVRVLPEEDGSWEENPPTILEFSRRDVRWCQGNMQYLNLFDQKGLLPMSRFQLVWAILMFVGVPAWTLMIALSPFLALHEPSRASFPAGFAIFVYILFFIMYLMPKIAGITDILLTEGGVRRYGGGVRFAAAVAIEFVYSFLVGALTSFRITVFMIGLALGRSVVWGGQQRDAMALTWREAFDAFWPQMAFGVAVVGLLWLGSPRAAWWSLPLTLGFLVAIPFAVITASPLLGRLFVALKLCGVPEEFNPPHEIVSARAGEAS
- a CDS encoding zinc-dependent alcohol dehydrogenase, translated to MALAARALWYASRRHVELRETILSERSETEALVRMLYSGVSRGTERLVFNGLVPAADRERMCVPLQQGEFPFPVKYGYCAVGLVEAGPEALVGKTVFTLAPHQDRVLVPLDKIPPVVLPANVPPRRAILAANLETALNAVWDAGVGPGDRVVVVGAGTVGLLVTYLCAGIPGTEVTLIDVDQSRRIYAELFGARFTKPLDGPADVDVAFHASATAAGLACALACAGDEATVVELSWFGDQDPAVPLGAAFHARRLKLVSSQVGQVATSRRPRWTCRRRLEKAVALLADDRLDQLITEEIAFADLAREMPRILAPGAPGLTAAVRY
- a CDS encoding class I SAM-dependent methyltransferase — translated: MSFSADWLALREPADHAARSKSLLAEVAGHFAGREAISVVDLGCGAGSNLRGTAQALPDRQYWRLVDYDPKLLAAARGRLTAWADGASSDGDVLVLAKGAKSLRVTFTQADLNTDLDRVLAPSADLVTAAALFDLVSATWIERFVAALALRRLPLYTVLTYDGTDAWTPPHPADQAMLQAFHAHQATDKGFGPAAGPQATAIMAAAFAKAGYAIRQAPSPWHVGADLAALGRQLVAGFAGAVGETGRLSQAEIDAWLAARLSGVACEVGHQDLFAIPR
- a CDS encoding glycosyltransferase family 4 protein, translating into MTRAVFAIPGDLSLPTGGYRYDREVLARAAAHGLELGHLGLPGSFPFPDESALDITRTALASLAPQTVLLADGLAYGAFPEALCAAVTCPIAALVHHPLALESGLSPAAAAALKASETIALGHARAVIVPSPTTARILVDDYRVAAAKITIAEPGTARAARATGSGGTTTELLAVGAISPRKGYGVLVAALGQLKELDWHLTIAGATDRAPATVAELQASIDQAGLAGRIALAGAVDDGSLDKLYAAADLFVMPSLFEGYGMVLTEAMARGLPIVTTTGGAAAETVPDAAALKVPPADEAALRDALATALKDRGLRARLAEASWAAARALPTWDDTARVICEVLGNLAARTMRP
- a CDS encoding FkbM family methyltransferase — protein: MTLDRRIAELVAVARSVVTYHGDPAKAAAMDALYAGFVGAGDLAFDIGSHVGDRVASFRRLGATVVALEPQPGPARVIETLFGHDPDVTLLRAACGAAEGSLTLKVNTDNPTVTTASADFIASAAGAGGWEGQVWDQEITVACTTLDRLIEVHGVPAFVKIDVEGFEADVLAGLTRALPALSFEFTTIQREVALACLDRLAELGPYGFDVALGESQQLTFGRFVSKDTMAAHLIGLPHQANSGDVYAVLSRE